From Verrucomicrobiia bacterium, the proteins below share one genomic window:
- a CDS encoding KH domain-containing protein, with protein MADKQFDQEFVEFIVKSIVDHADDVQTERVVDEMGTLISLHVKAEDMATIIGKEGRTAKALRTILRVLGARHNERINLKIIEPEGGRGFFPAEEGEAPLAPATAKTTAKSSAMADALKDIPQDEIA; from the coding sequence ATGGCGGACAAACAATTTGATCAGGAATTTGTCGAATTTATTGTGAAGTCCATTGTCGACCACGCGGACGACGTGCAAACAGAACGTGTCGTAGATGAGATGGGCACGCTCATTTCCCTCCATGTCAAAGCGGAGGACATGGCGACTATCATCGGAAAAGAAGGACGGACCGCAAAAGCTTTGCGCACAATCCTTCGGGTGCTTGGTGCTCGCCACAATGAGCGCATTAACCTGAAGATCATTGAGCCAGAAGGTGGGCGCGGCTTCTTCCCTGCAGAAGAAGGTGAGGCGCCATTGGCTCCTGCCACCGCCAAAACCACTGCAAAAAGCAGTGCCATGGCCGATGCCCTTAAGGACATTCCGCAAGACGAAATTGCCTAG
- the rpsP gene encoding 30S ribosomal protein S16, whose product MLAIRLTRTGKIHDPHYRIVVQEKRSKLNGKYIDLLGHYHPAQADKQLVVNKEKTEEWLAKGAQPSDTVTNLLVKAGIFDKSRRLSNFYTPTKKEEVVAEAPAVEVAEEAAVEEPAAELVEETPAEETPAEEVVAEPEAAPEEAVATEEPATEEEAQA is encoded by the coding sequence ATGCTTGCGATTCGCCTGACGCGCACTGGAAAAATCCACGACCCACACTACCGTATTGTGGTACAAGAAAAGCGCTCAAAGCTTAATGGTAAATACATTGACCTTTTGGGCCACTACCACCCAGCCCAAGCTGACAAGCAGCTGGTGGTGAATAAAGAGAAGACAGAGGAATGGCTCGCCAAAGGCGCCCAGCCATCCGACACCGTCACCAACCTCTTGGTCAAAGCCGGTATTTTCGACAAGAGCCGCCGTCTCAGCAATTTCTACACACCTACCAAGAAGGAAGAAGTAGTTGCAGAAGCGCCTGCTGTTGAAGTAGCTGAAGAAGCCGCGGTCGAAGAGCCAGCAGCTGAACTAGTAGAGGAGACTCCTGCAGAGGAAACTCCCGCTGAAGAGGTAGTCGCAGAGCCAGAGGCTGCTCCTGAAGAAGCAGTCGCCACGGAAGAGCCTGCTACCGAAGAAGAGGCGCAAGCCTAA